One genomic segment of Canis aureus isolate CA01 chromosome 37, VMU_Caureus_v.1.0, whole genome shotgun sequence includes these proteins:
- the EDN1 gene encoding endothelin-1 encodes MDYFPMIFSLLFVAFQGAPEAAVLGAELSTGPDSRGEEPAPSAPWRPRRSKRCSCSSLMDKECVYFCHLDIIWVNTPEHIVPYGLGSPSRSKRSLKDLFITKATDHRKRCQCASQKDKKCWTFCQAGKELREQDNMEKGWNGHKKGKDCSELGEKSKQQQLVAGRKIRRLDAISNSIKTAFRVAKLKAELYRENKVTHNRTH; translated from the exons atggaTTATTTCCCCATGATTTTTTCTCTGCTGTTTGTGGCTTTCCAAGGAGCTCCAGAAGCAG cGGTCCTGGGTGCGGAGCTCAGCACAGGCCCGGACAGCAGGGGGGAGGAGCCGGCTCCCAGTGCACCCTGGCGGCCCCGCCGATCCAAGCGCTGCTCCTGCTCTTCCCTGATGGATAAAGAGTGTGTCTACTTCTGCCACCTTGACATCATCTGGGTCAACACTCCTGA GCACATTGTTCCGTATGGACTTGGAAGCCCTTCTAGGTCTAAGCGAtctttaaaggatttatttatcaCAAAGGCAACAGACCACAGGAAGAGATGCCAGTGTGCTagccaaaaagacaagaagtgcTGGACTTTTTGCCAAGCGGGAAAAGAACTCAG GGAGCAAGACAATATGGAGAAGGGCTGGAATGGccataagaaaggaaaagactgTTCTGAGCTTGGAGAAAAGTCCAAGCAGCAGCAGCTGGtggcaggaagaaaaataagaag GTTGGACGCCATCAGCAACAGCATCAAAACAGCTTTCCGTGTTGCaaagctgaaagcagagctcTACAGAGAGAACAAAGTGACCCATAATCGAACACACTGA